A region from the Vicia villosa cultivar HV-30 ecotype Madison, WI linkage group LG3, Vvil1.0, whole genome shotgun sequence genome encodes:
- the LOC131593187 gene encoding uncharacterized protein LOC131593187 produces the protein MGKWNHRPRFFRRRSPDRPSVYYDIKAPLPDFRHDGIPLWEKKYCTLSGCVAWQKIVDSKKLIYCHQNVLDWKDSGAEEAFQNAKKQYWAKINNLPCDISPPDPDAYIEKVDWNPCIDPELIKEIDNAHFALPDEEEQDEEEQENVVKNKRTKISVDGEDPWECAAKSLGRSVENNIIQGQNRWDHHDNSENVITTNDPWQSSFFHGNQRPTDNAWEGGHDKSGGWNEGRDHNNPCGNWNSGCSPNDKGWGKAKDSSWCQQQSNNSANIGNSWEYNSSKQNVVPMNTGWGNSGGTNVPRWKQQEKAYVSSDSQFRKNNGGGWTGGNQSYHQMREGYNRHNSGYNGSQFQRGDSQTGHYWKREQSRKRDFRAR, from the exons atggGGAAATGGAATCATCGTCCGAGGTTCTTCCGTCGTAGATCCCCCGATCGTCCTTCTGTTTACTACGACATCAAAGCCCCTCTTCCTG ATTTTCGGCACGACGGAATCCCTCTATGGGAGAAGAAATATTGCACTTTGAGTGGATGTGTGGCATGGCAGAAGATTGTTGATTCCAAGAAGCTGATCTACTGCCACCAAAATGTACTCGATTGGAAGGATTCAGGTGCTGAAGAAGCATTTCAAAATGCCAAAAAACAGTACTGGGCGAAAATCAACAACCTCCCCTGTGACATTTCTCCGCCTGATCCAGATGCTTATATCGAGAAAGTAGACTGGAATCCTTGTATTGACCCTGAACTGATCAAGGAAATAGATAATGCACACTTTGCTCTCCCTGATGAAGAAGAGCAAGatgaagaagaacaagagaacgtcgtaaaaaataaaagaacaaagaTTTCAGTTGATGGTGAAGATCCTTGGGAATGTGCTGCAAAATCTCTTGGCAGAAGTGTAGAAAATAATATAATCCAAGGACAAAACCGATGGGATCATCATGATAATTCTGAAAATGTGATTACTACGAATGATCCCTGGCAGAGTAGCTTCTTTCATGGAAATCAAAGACCAACTGACAATGCTTGGGAAGGTGGTCATGATAAGTCGGGGGGTTGGAACGAAGGAAGAGACCATAATAATCCGTGCGGAAATTGGAATTCTGGATGCTCACCAAACGATAAAGGATGGGGAAAAGCTAAGGACAGTTCTTGGTGCCAGCAACAATCAAACAATTCGGCTAATATTGGAAACTCTTGGGAATACAACTCTAGTAAACAAAATGTAGTTCCAATGAACACAGGATGGGGAAACAGTGGCGGCACGAATGTACCAAGATGGAAGCAACAAGAAAAAGCTTATGTTTCAAGCGATTCACAATTTCGAAAGAACAACGGAGGAGGTTGGACTGGTGGGAATCAGAGTTACCACCAAATGAGAGAAGGCTATAACAGACATAATTCAGGCTATAATGGATCTCAATTTCAAAGGGGTGATAGTCAAACAGGCCATTACTGGAAGAGAGAACAAAGTAGAAAAAGGGATTTTCGCGCTCGATAG